The following proteins are co-located in the Maridesulfovibrio sp. genome:
- a CDS encoding Na+/H+ antiporter NhaC family protein, translating to MKQEANGLALAPLALFLVIFIGTGFFLTMNGTSMAFYQLSATVAILPAIAWAVWMGKDKLNDKINIFLRGAGEPGIVTMCMIYLLAGGFASVAKSIGGVESTVNLGLSIVPASMVLPGLFVIAAFIATAMGTSMGTIAAIAPIAVGVAGKTDISSALLMGAVVGGAMFGDNLSMISDTTIAATRTQGCKMSDKFKMNLLIALPAALITIVILYVAGEGGQVVADGGYSLLKVLPYITILVMAVLGVNVFVVLGAGIVFTGLVGFASMESFNLLTFSQDIYKGFTGMQEILVLSLLVGGLGELIKFHGGITYIINFIGKLTKGTKSTKAGEFSISALSVLSDLCTANNTVAIILTGGMAKEIAESHNVDPRRSASLLDIFSCVVQGIIPYGAQVLLAGSISGLSPLEIIGNMHYCFILAVVAVLSILTGFPRVPK from the coding sequence ATGAAACAGGAAGCAAACGGATTGGCCCTAGCGCCATTGGCTCTATTTTTGGTGATATTTATTGGAACAGGATTTTTCCTGACCATGAACGGAACCAGCATGGCTTTCTACCAGCTCTCCGCAACCGTGGCCATTCTTCCCGCTATTGCTTGGGCAGTCTGGATGGGTAAGGACAAACTCAACGACAAGATCAACATATTCCTGCGCGGTGCAGGTGAGCCGGGTATCGTGACCATGTGCATGATTTACCTGCTGGCTGGCGGATTTGCCTCTGTTGCAAAATCCATCGGCGGTGTTGAGTCCACCGTTAACCTCGGTCTGTCCATTGTACCTGCCTCCATGGTTCTGCCCGGACTGTTTGTTATCGCTGCTTTCATTGCTACTGCCATGGGTACTTCCATGGGAACCATTGCCGCTATCGCGCCTATCGCTGTAGGTGTTGCCGGTAAAACAGATATTTCCTCTGCATTGCTTATGGGCGCAGTTGTGGGCGGGGCCATGTTCGGTGATAACCTGTCCATGATCTCCGACACCACCATCGCCGCAACCCGTACTCAGGGCTGTAAAATGAGTGATAAGTTCAAGATGAACCTGCTCATAGCACTGCCGGCCGCACTGATCACCATCGTAATTCTCTATGTGGCAGGTGAGGGCGGTCAGGTTGTAGCCGATGGCGGATACAGCCTGCTCAAGGTTCTGCCGTACATCACCATTCTGGTCATGGCCGTACTTGGCGTGAACGTCTTCGTAGTGCTCGGCGCAGGTATTGTTTTCACCGGTCTGGTCGGATTTGCATCCATGGAAAGCTTTAATCTGCTGACCTTCTCTCAGGACATCTACAAAGGTTTCACCGGAATGCAGGAAATCCTCGTGCTTTCCCTGCTCGTTGGCGGTCTTGGTGAGCTGATCAAGTTTCACGGCGGTATCACTTACATTATTAACTTCATCGGTAAGCTGACCAAGGGCACCAAGTCCACCAAGGCCGGTGAGTTCAGCATCAGTGCTCTTTCCGTACTGTCTGACCTCTGCACCGCGAACAACACCGTAGCCATCATCCTCACCGGGGGCATGGCTAAGGAAATCGCCGAAAGCCACAATGTTGATCCGCGCCGCAGCGCAAGTCTGCTGGATATCTTCTCCTGCGTAGTTCAGGGTATCATCCCTTACGGCGCACAGGTCCTGCTGGCCGGTTCCATCTCCGGGCTTTCCCCGCTTGAGATCATAGGCAATATGCATTACTGCTTCATTCTCGCAGTAGTAGCAGTGCTCAGTATCCTGACCGGATTTCCCAGAGTCCCGAAATAA
- a CDS encoding tetratricopeptide repeat protein, with protein sequence MFNSTQILDAAMAVPGVVWGWFWGLGFTVKLSVLGVVLAAYPVSVHFFGLFKRKGNDRLTQSVEVNVNVPERVDSQTLAEKVYEDQRKDLRKAQQTIQSKDEVIQSRDDEIKALKDVIDGLREPQDTQKETDYAAQAEAELAKGNTDLAKAFFNAEAAKNVDGSDELRLKAAQAYRRAGLLDFMNNPKEAVKAYQKSVELDPNSAEGWNRLGQLRYLFGELEESKAAFINISCMESNNLVWTAIAHGNLGVIHKNLGDFESAENCYNKALKIYEQLGNTKKIATVLGNLGSLCYACGDIDGAESFNMESLAKEEKKFNHRGLAIRYGNLGVVKMQKGYLLEAEELYCKALEIDKDIEYIEGIACDYGNLGILRELQGNLKEANEYWQKSLDLFKQIGAAPMIEKVQFLLDRLEAKINK encoded by the coding sequence TTGTTTAATTCTACTCAGATACTTGATGCTGCTATGGCTGTGCCGGGTGTTGTTTGGGGATGGTTTTGGGGCTTGGGTTTTACTGTTAAGCTATCTGTTTTGGGTGTAGTGCTTGCTGCCTATCCCGTAAGCGTTCATTTTTTTGGGCTTTTTAAGCGTAAGGGAAATGATCGGCTAACGCAGAGTGTTGAGGTAAATGTGAATGTTCCTGAACGCGTAGATTCGCAGACACTTGCTGAGAAAGTATATGAAGATCAAAGAAAAGATTTAAGAAAAGCACAGCAGACTATTCAATCTAAAGATGAAGTAATTCAATCAAGAGATGATGAAATTAAAGCTCTCAAAGATGTCATCGATGGGTTGCGTGAGCCACAAGATACACAGAAAGAGACTGATTACGCTGCACAAGCTGAAGCTGAACTTGCAAAGGGTAATACTGATTTAGCCAAGGCATTTTTTAACGCAGAAGCCGCGAAGAATGTTGACGGCAGCGATGAACTACGTTTGAAAGCTGCTCAAGCATATAGGCGTGCTGGGTTATTGGATTTTATGAATAATCCCAAAGAGGCAGTAAAAGCCTATCAAAAATCGGTTGAACTTGATCCGAATAGTGCTGAGGGGTGGAACCGATTGGGGCAATTGCGATATTTGTTCGGAGAGCTTGAAGAATCCAAGGCCGCGTTTATTAATATTTCTTGTATGGAATCTAATAATCTAGTCTGGACCGCTATTGCTCATGGAAATTTAGGGGTTATCCATAAAAATTTGGGTGACTTTGAAAGCGCAGAAAATTGCTACAATAAAGCACTTAAAATATATGAACAACTAGGTAATACAAAGAAAATAGCTACTGTCTTGGGCAATCTTGGAAGTCTTTGCTATGCTTGCGGTGACATTGACGGTGCGGAATCTTTTAATATGGAGTCTCTAGCAAAAGAGGAAAAAAAATTTAATCATAGAGGGTTGGCAATTAGATATGGAAATCTTGGCGTAGTTAAGATGCAAAAAGGATATCTGTTAGAGGCTGAAGAGTTATACTGTAAGGCTTTGGAAATTGATAAGGACATCGAGTACATTGAAGGAATAGCTTGTGATTATGGTAACTTAGGTATTCTTCGCGAACTTCAAGGAAACTTGAAAGAAGCTAATGAGTACTGGCAAAAATCACTCGATTTATTCAAACAAATTGGCGCAGCACCAATGATCGAAAAAGTACAATTTTTGCTAGATAGATTAGAAGCCAAAATCAATAAATAA
- a CDS encoding protein phosphatase CheZ has product MINDDQIVREMMEKVSEDLSKSLKESIAHAVQKEISKSMSQTLLEGEFYRRINIDLQNGLRDIYQEVAKAKKGPAGSTGSVEVCVDSDPDQLFNEASDQLDAIMRTTEKATQDIMDILEKTQETQFALANIIKAFESGGVKKEQRQELANINDTLGQDIMTIMTTLSFQDLTGQRIKIIIETIKSVEKIVLDLYMSTGLKIKAREQAPEKSLDQLDQETQSKMSELKGPTEKADQGDVDDLLASLGL; this is encoded by the coding sequence GTGATTAATGATGATCAAATAGTGCGGGAGATGATGGAAAAGGTCTCCGAAGACCTAAGCAAAAGTCTCAAGGAAAGTATTGCCCATGCAGTACAGAAAGAAATTTCCAAGAGCATGTCTCAGACCCTTCTTGAGGGGGAATTCTACCGCCGCATCAACATTGACCTGCAGAACGGTCTCCGGGACATCTATCAGGAAGTAGCCAAGGCCAAAAAAGGCCCTGCAGGTTCAACAGGCTCAGTAGAAGTCTGCGTTGATTCCGATCCTGATCAGCTTTTCAACGAAGCCTCCGACCAGCTCGACGCCATCATGCGCACCACCGAAAAAGCCACGCAGGACATCATGGATATTCTTGAGAAGACTCAGGAAACCCAGTTTGCCCTTGCAAACATAATCAAGGCTTTTGAATCCGGCGGTGTAAAAAAAGAACAGCGTCAGGAACTGGCCAACATCAACGATACCTTGGGTCAGGATATCATGACCATCATGACCACCCTCTCCTTTCAGGACCTGACAGGGCAGCGCATCAAGATCATCATCGAAACCATCAAGAGTGTTGAAAAGATCGTCCTTGATCTGTACATGTCCACCGGGCTGAAAATCAAAGCCCGTGAACAGGCCCCGGAAAAATCCCTTGATCAGCTTGATCAGGAAACTCAAAGCAAAATGAGCGAACTCAAAGGCCCCACCGAAAAGGCCGATCAGGGTGATGTTGATGATTTGTTGGCGTCGCTTGGGTTGTAG
- a CDS encoding 4Fe-4S binding protein, translated as MSESKNFNKIIHLSFPPNTSGRPVVCNLGKLYNLSFNILKADINPRLEGSMTLEITGLEEDYHKGINYLKENGVRLIPVAQKIARDEESCMHCGMCLSMCPTGALSLEKDTRLVIFDLEKCTACGLCTKVCPVRAMEVDPQD; from the coding sequence ATGAGCGAGAGCAAGAACTTTAATAAAATTATCCACCTGTCCTTCCCACCGAATACTTCCGGCCGTCCGGTTGTGTGCAATCTGGGCAAACTCTACAATCTCAGCTTCAACATTCTCAAAGCTGACATCAACCCCAGACTCGAAGGCAGCATGACCCTTGAAATCACCGGTCTTGAAGAAGACTACCACAAGGGCATAAACTACCTGAAAGAAAACGGCGTACGCCTCATCCCCGTTGCGCAAAAAATCGCAAGGGATGAAGAATCATGCATGCATTGCGGCATGTGCCTCTCCATGTGCCCCACCGGAGCTCTTTCCCTTGAGAAAGATACACGTCTGGTAATCTTTGATCTGGAGAAATGTACTGCCTGCGGCCTGTGTACCAAGGTCTGTCCTGTTCGGGCCATGGAAGTCGATCCTCAGGATTAG
- the ybgF gene encoding tol-pal system protein YbgF yields the protein MKNNMKNSLIAALIAFPLATGLSGCVTTSDMDKLRMELRQTRSQLNKKIETVEQQSAADNVALRDEIKKSSSPVQTQQANMYAEVNALKMQVARLQGTVNTMSESVNRIDAGDSNSTVSLEELSQKVENMRLALESQLAIDLGLIKTQAPKDKETQVAISNATAAIGGIAAVVAPDVKKPEPADPAQALYDKGLALFKDRKYKDAIRDMAEFTKTFPKHKLVPNAIFWEGECYYQLKDYANAALKYQGVIAKHSSSNKYRPALLKQGLCLIKLGKTKSGRYILEDLIKKAPDSAEAKRAESIIKNLK from the coding sequence ATGAAAAATAACATGAAAAATTCTCTTATTGCTGCCCTTATCGCTTTTCCTCTGGCTACCGGCCTAAGCGGCTGTGTAACCACCTCTGATATGGACAAACTGCGCATGGAATTGCGCCAGACCAGATCACAGCTGAACAAAAAAATCGAGACCGTCGAACAACAATCAGCTGCCGACAACGTCGCCCTGCGCGATGAAATCAAAAAATCCAGCTCTCCGGTGCAAACCCAGCAGGCAAATATGTATGCTGAAGTAAACGCCCTGAAAATGCAGGTCGCAAGACTTCAGGGTACCGTCAACACCATGTCCGAGTCCGTAAACAGAATCGATGCAGGAGACAGCAACAGCACCGTTTCTTTGGAAGAACTTTCCCAGAAAGTTGAAAATATGCGTCTGGCCCTTGAAAGCCAGTTGGCCATCGACCTTGGCCTTATCAAAACGCAGGCTCCCAAAGACAAGGAAACACAAGTTGCAATCTCCAACGCAACCGCAGCTATCGGTGGAATTGCCGCAGTGGTAGCTCCTGACGTTAAAAAGCCTGAACCTGCTGATCCCGCCCAAGCTTTGTATGATAAGGGACTTGCCTTGTTCAAGGACCGTAAATACAAAGACGCAATCCGGGATATGGCCGAATTTACCAAGACTTTCCCTAAACATAAGCTTGTTCCCAACGCCATTTTCTGGGAAGGTGAATGTTACTACCAGCTCAAGGATTATGCCAATGCCGCACTCAAATATCAGGGTGTCATTGCCAAACATTCCTCAAGCAATAAATACAGACCCGCACTGCTCAAGCAGGGCCTATGCCTGATCAAACTGGGCAAGACCAAATCCGGGCGCTATATTCTTGAAGACCTTATCAAGAAAGCCCCTGATTCCGCTGAAGCAAAGCGTGCTGAAAGCATTATCAAGAACTTAAAATAA
- a CDS encoding PLD nuclease N-terminal domain-containing protein, which produces MFFGQIPNLPMETWIIILGSVGLFAALTLFAIWDAFKREFPSNMEKVGWIQLSIFIPFFGCLAYFLLGRKRGKKFNEK; this is translated from the coding sequence ATGTTCTTCGGACAAATTCCCAATCTTCCCATGGAAACCTGGATTATCATCCTCGGCAGTGTCGGTCTTTTTGCGGCCTTGACACTTTTCGCCATATGGGATGCATTCAAAAGGGAATTCCCGTCCAACATGGAAAAAGTCGGCTGGATTCAGCTCTCTATTTTTATTCCATTTTTCGGCTGTCTGGCTTATTTTCTTTTAGGTAGAAAAAGGGGGAAAAAATTTAATGAAAAATAA